A genomic window from Lotus japonicus ecotype B-129 chromosome 1, LjGifu_v1.2 includes:
- the LOC130730852 gene encoding probable carboxylesterase 15, whose translation MDSLPHVVEDCMGFLQLFSDGSVHRSNDIKFHAAAVEDNSVTFKDCLFDKKFNLSLRLYKPSSQNTNNSNHNKNMKLPMIMFLHGGGFCFGSRTWPHIHNCCMRLASGLQAMVVAPDYRLAPEHRLPAAVDDAVEAVRWLQRLGLSFKEGGGDEWLSRCGVDFDRMFIMGDSSGGNIAHHLAVQFGPGSHELDPVRIRGYVLLAPFFGGEVRTKSEEGPPERVLDLDLLDRFWRLSMPVGVSRDHPLANPFGPDSPNLGELNLEPILVIVGGNELLKDRAADYATRLKELGKDIKYIEFEGSEHGFFTHDSYSEVSEEVIQILKQFILETSS comes from the exons ATGGATTCTCTTCCCCACGTAGTAGAGGACTGCATGGGCTTCCTCCAACTCTTCAGCGACGGCTCCGTCCACCGTTCCAACGACATCAAATTCCACGCCGCCGCCGTCGAAGACAACTCTGTCACCTTCAAGGACTGCCTCTTTGACAAGAAATTCAACCTCTCTCTCCGCCTCTACAAACCCTCTTCACAAAACACCAACAACAGCAATCACAACAAGAACATGAAACTTCCTATGATTATGTTTCTCCACGGTGGAGGCTTCTGTTTTGGCTCGCGCACGTGGCCCCACATTCACAACTGCTGCatgcgcctcgcctcgggcctCCAGGCCATGGTGGTTGCGCCGGACTACCGCCTTGCCCCGGAGCACCGGCTTCCTGCGGCAGTGGACGACGCCGTGGAGGCCGTGAGGTGGCTACAGAGGCTAGGGCTGAGCTTCAAGGAGGGTGGTGGGGATGAGTGGTTGAGTCGCTGCGGCGTTGACTTTGACCGCATGTTCATCATGGGTGACTCGTCTGGCGGGAACATCGCGCACCATCTAGCGGTTCAGTTCGGACCCGGTTCGCATGAGCTGGACCCGGTTCGGATACGTGGTTACGTTTTGTTGGCGCCGTTTTTTGGTGGCGAGGTTCGAACCAAGTCCGAGGAAGGTCCTCCTGAACGAGTGTTGGACCTGGATTTATTAGACAG ATTTTGGAGGCTGTCAATGCCAGTTGGAGTGAGCAGAGACCACCCATTGGCGAATCCTTTCGGACCAGATAGTCCAAATCTTGGAGAACTAAATCTTGAGCCAATTTTGGTGATAGTTGGAGGTAATGAATTGCTAAAGGATAGAGCAGCAGATTATGCAACAAGGTTAAAAGAACTAGGAAAAGACATCAAATACATTGAGTTTGAGGGTAGTGAGCATGGATTTTTCACCCATGATTCGTACTCAGAAGTTTCGGAAGAAGTCATCCAAATCCTCAAACAATTCATACTTGAAACTTCTAGTTAA